A region of Sulfitobacter faviae DNA encodes the following proteins:
- a CDS encoding PAS domain-containing protein produces MGNTGHTAQNVVAMSDHRTHVGYGPLAQVEAYWEALRGNRLMPRRSDIDPRGIEQALEYAFILERVAVGVGRLRIAGGHLRDLMGMEVRGMPITAFFGTQSRPRVSEALEEVFQMPGQITLHLGAAASYGRPALTGRMLLLPLKSDLGDVSRVLGCLVVLGEIGQTPRRFDLAQATRQSAFGGVAKPVRHADPLQQPLLPRETGFAEPKASFTAAPSGDIPPYLRLVKSEQE; encoded by the coding sequence ATGGGCAATACAGGCCACACCGCGCAGAATGTTGTCGCCATGTCAGATCATCGGACGCATGTTGGCTATGGCCCGCTGGCGCAGGTCGAAGCCTATTGGGAGGCCCTGCGCGGCAACAGATTGATGCCGCGGCGGTCGGATATCGACCCGCGCGGGATCGAGCAGGCATTGGAATATGCCTTTATCCTCGAACGTGTCGCCGTGGGTGTCGGACGGTTGCGGATTGCGGGCGGCCATCTGCGTGACCTCATGGGGATGGAGGTGCGCGGCATGCCGATCACCGCCTTTTTCGGCACGCAGTCGCGCCCCCGCGTCAGCGAAGCGCTGGAAGAAGTGTTTCAGATGCCCGGCCAGATCACACTGCATTTGGGCGCGGCGGCGAGCTATGGGCGGCCTGCCTTGACGGGGCGGATGCTGCTCTTGCCGCTGAAAAGCGACCTGGGCGATGTCAGTCGGGTGCTGGGCTGTCTCGTCGTGCTGGGGGAGATCGGCCAAACCCCGCGGCGCTTCGATCTGGCGCAGGCCACGCGGCAGAGCGCCTTTGGCGGGGTGGCCAAACCTGTGCGCCATGCCGATCCCTTGCAGCAGCCGCTTTTGCCACGCGAAACCGGATTCGCAGAGCCGAAGGCAAGCTTCACCGCCGCCCCATCGGGTGACATCCCGCCCTATCTCCGCCTAGTGAAGTCAGAGCAGGAATAG
- a CDS encoding YicC/YloC family endoribonuclease, translated as MTGFASASGALEGWSWSWELRAVNGKGLDLRLRLPDWVEGLEAALRKQISAEVARGNITCNLRISSAESDGSLQINEAHVDTLLTALHEIEARAMNAGVSLAPSRASDILSMRGVLEQADQAQDIDALRAALLAEVPTLLRDFNEMRAQEGAALADVMQEQLTEVENRAAEAAALAEARKEETAAQLRRNLARVLDNSEGADADRVAQELALIAVKADVTEEIDRLAAHVAAARALIGQGGPVGRKLDFLMQEFNREANTLCSKAQSTELTTVGLALKAVIDQMREQVQNVE; from the coding sequence ATGACAGGTTTCGCCTCTGCCTCCGGCGCTTTGGAGGGTTGGAGCTGGTCTTGGGAACTACGCGCGGTCAATGGCAAAGGGCTAGACCTGCGGCTGCGCCTGCCCGATTGGGTCGAGGGGCTTGAGGCCGCCTTGCGCAAGCAAATTTCGGCGGAGGTGGCCCGGGGCAATATCACCTGCAACCTGCGCATCTCCTCGGCTGAGAGTGACGGCAGCTTGCAGATCAACGAGGCGCATGTCGACACGCTGCTGACCGCCCTGCATGAGATCGAGGCCCGTGCGATGAATGCCGGCGTATCGCTGGCGCCCTCGCGGGCGAGCGACATTCTTTCCATGCGCGGCGTGTTGGAACAGGCCGATCAGGCACAGGACATCGACGCGCTGCGCGCCGCATTGCTGGCGGAAGTGCCGACCCTGCTGCGTGATTTCAACGAGATGCGCGCGCAGGAAGGCGCGGCGCTGGCCGATGTGATGCAAGAGCAGTTGACCGAGGTCGAAAACCGCGCCGCCGAAGCCGCCGCTTTGGCCGAGGCCCGTAAGGAAGAAACCGCTGCCCAGTTGCGCCGCAACCTTGCCCGCGTGCTTGACAACAGTGAGGGCGCGGATGCGGACCGGGTGGCGCAGGAGCTGGCCTTGATCGCGGTCAAGGCCGACGTCACCGAAGAGATCGACCGCCTTGCCGCCCATGTCGCCGCCGCGCGCGCGCTGATCGGGCAGGGCGGGCCGGTGGGGCGCAAGCTAGATTTCCTGATGCAGGAGTTCAACCGCGAAGCCAACACGCTCTGCTCCAAGGCGCAGAGCACCGAATTGACGACTGTCGGTCTGGCCCTGAAGGCGGTGATCGACCAAATGCGCGAACAAGTGCAAAATGTGGAGTAA